Proteins from one Chroococcidiopsis sp. CCMEE 29 genomic window:
- a CDS encoding DUF4340 domain-containing protein, which translates to MKLQRTTLILLLLALGLGGFVYFYEIQGATQRQEAKNQEQQIFSFEEKQVKSFTVKTKGQTLEFEREEKAGKSTWQMKAPSDTPANDASVAYLLDLLVGGKSDRTIQVPATQLQEYGLDQPRATIEVKLNNQETHQLILGKPDFNRNFLYAQAVPPAKLAENVEVLLVSTDFANAVNRSLSEWKSQDASKSDNEKSAEAPKESFKATPSP; encoded by the coding sequence ATGAAGCTACAACGGACAACTTTAATTTTGCTCCTCCTAGCGTTGGGCTTAGGTGGCTTTGTTTACTTCTATGAAATTCAAGGTGCTACTCAGCGGCAGGAAGCCAAAAACCAAGAGCAGCAAATTTTCTCCTTTGAGGAGAAACAGGTAAAATCCTTTACGGTAAAGACTAAAGGGCAAACGCTAGAGTTTGAACGTGAGGAAAAGGCTGGTAAGTCTACCTGGCAGATGAAGGCTCCCAGTGATACCCCAGCTAATGATGCCTCAGTCGCTTATTTATTGGATTTACTGGTAGGGGGGAAGAGCGATCGCACAATTCAAGTTCCAGCCACTCAACTGCAAGAATACGGATTAGATCAACCCCGAGCCACTATAGAAGTTAAGCTGAACAATCAGGAAACTCATCAGCTAATTTTAGGTAAGCCTGATTTTAATCGCAATTTTTTGTATGCTCAAGCGGTCCCCCCTGCTAAACTCGCAGAAAATGTAGAGGTGCTGTTGGTATCTACAGACTTTGCGAATGCGGTCAATCGCTCTTTGTCCGAGTGGAAAAGCCAGGACGCTAGTAAAAGCGATAATGAGAAAAGTGCTGAAGCACCTAAGGAATCGTTTAAAGCAACTCCTTCGCCATGA